In a genomic window of Gambusia affinis linkage group LG04, SWU_Gaff_1.0, whole genome shotgun sequence:
- the LOC122829410 gene encoding tetraspanin-5 translates to MMSGKHFKAQEVSCCIKYFIFGFNIIFWFLGIAFLGIGLWAWSEKGVLSNISSITDLGGFDPVWLFLVVGGVMFILGFAGCIGALRENSFLLKFFSVFLGIIFFLELTAGVLAFVFKDWIKNQLNFFINNNIRAYRDDIDLQNLIDFTQEYWECCGAFGADDWNLNIYFNCTDSNPSREKCGVPFSCCTKDPAEDVINTQCGYDIRAKSDSEQRNFIYIKGCVPQFERWLQENLTVVAGIFIGIALLQIFGICLAQNLVSDIEAVRESCLFT, encoded by the exons TTCCTAGGAATAGCCTTCCTTGGCATCGGCTTGTGGGCTTGGAGCGAAAAG GGTGTTCTCTCCAACATCTCATCCATCACTGACCTGGGGGGTTTTGACCCGGTGTGGCTCTTTCTCGTGGTTGGGGGAGTGATGTTCATCCTGGGTTTCGCTGGCTGCATTGGAGCGCTCCGGGAGAACTCATTTCTTCTCAAGTTT ttctcagtgttcCTGGGTATCATCTTCTTTCTGGAGCTGACCGCAGGAGTTTTGGCCTTCGTTTTCAAGGACTGGATAAAGAATCAGCTCAACTTTTTCATTAACAACAACATTCGAGCATACAGGGATGACATTGATCTTCAAAACCTGATTGACTTCACACAGGAATAT TGGGAGTGCTGTGGAGCTTTTGGTGCGGACGACTGGAATTTGAACATTTACTTCAACTGCACCGACTCCAACCCGAGTCGTGAGAAATGTGGAGTGCCCTTTTCCTGTTGCACCAAAGATCCAGCc GAGGACGTCATTAACACTCAGTGTGGATATGACATCCGTGCAAAGTCG gaCTCAGAGCAGAGAAACTTCATTTACATCAAAGGCTGCGTCCCGCAGTTTGAGAGGTGGCTTCAAGAGAACCTGACCGTGGTGGCGGGCATCTTCATCGGAATTGCACTGCTGCAG ATATTTGGGATCTGTTTGGCACAGAATCTTGTGAGCGACATTGAAGCTGTGAGAGAAAGCTG tCTGTTCACCTAA
- the LOC122829411 gene encoding microsomal triglyceride transfer protein large subunit isoform X1: MLVLAVLLLCSAASATASTKGDAAAAAAAGPRLNNNQLYKFSYSTELLLDKARGSKEGSAGYRISSDVNINLVWRDPSNKDDQLIQLAISNVRIEPVTERSEKNNILHGATTESILGKTKLAALTKPFLVHLKNGKIKAFYSYWSESATIKNLKRGISSLLQFQIHTGKVVENDVSGRCTVQYQATQGQVTRTKILETCKSSETGFTTHSTVLGVKRKSSSVTVFKLEDGFIRSAEAEETHFLAVNAHRSTAAKILSRQSLVLLGKEAGPFEVAGKDVAGVVKSVDEKLAAVGVVPEKLKAQCKGCPSLFEHWQAVKKQLEPASLSKATAPRSFLGFIQSIRKASKDEILKVLKSASKTTLPQVVDAVTSSQTPASLDAMLEFLNFTDAKGLVLQERFLYACGFASHPNERMLQALLSIAKGKIGSTEIKESVVIIMGALVHKLCLKGSCNLSTVVEVKKMILEGPESTQVESEVQMYLLALKNALLPEAIPILTKIAESEVGSYSTIALTALERYDVNLITPEVKQTVNRIYHQNRRIYEKNVRAAAADVILSSNPSYIEVKNLLLSIGNLPHEMNKYMLSKIQDILRFQMPASKIIRQALEDMISHNYDRFAKVGSSSAFSGFMAQSPDVTSTYSLDILYSGSGILRRSNMNIYGASQGSMLHGLQVAIEAQGLESLIAATPDEGEEDLESFAGMSALLFDVQLRPVTFFKGYSDLMSKMFSMTGEPINVVKGLILLTDHSEVIQLQSGLKANAEFQGGLAIDISGGMEISLWYRESKTSVNNRGALVVTGNVTVDMDFLRAGVEVSFDTEASLDFITTVQFSEYPFLVCMQMDKATFPVSEYFSRYESLPSGKSIMSRKAKKQLVPGSEFPLHQENSNMCKRVFESSW, from the exons ATGTTGGTTCTGGCTGTTTTGTTGCTTTGCTCAGCCGCTTCTGCCACAGCTTCTACCAAAGGTGA tgctgctgctgctgctgctgctggacccCGGCTGAACAACAACCAGCTGTACAAATTCAGCTACAGCACCGAGCTCCTGCTGGACAAGGCTCGGGGGTCAAAGGAGGGCAGTGCCGGCTACAGAATCTCAAGCGACGTGAACATTAACCTTGTGTGGAGAGATCCGAGCAACAAGGACGACCAGCTGATTCAGCTGGCT ATCTCAAATGTGAGGATTGAGCCCGTGACTGAGAggtcagagaaaaacaacatcctTCATGGAGCCACGACCGAAAGCATCTTGGGGAAAACCAAACTAGCAGCTCTAACAAAACCTTTCCTGGTGCATCTGAAAAACGGGAAG ATTAAAGCATTCTATTCCTACTGGTCGGAATCTGCAACCatcaagaatttaaaaagaggCATCAGCAGCTTATTGCAGTTTCAGATCCATACCGGGAAAGTTGTTGAG AATGATGTTTCCGGGAGGTGCACAGTTCAGTATCAAGCAACACAAGGTCAAGTTACAAGAACCAAAATCCTGGAGACGTGTAAGAGTTCAGAGACCGGATTTACCACACATAGTACG GTATTGGGTGTAAAAAGGAAGTCCAGTTCTGTTACAGTGTTTAAACTTGAAGATGGTTTCATCCGGTCAGCCGAGGCTGAAGAAACTCACTTTCTGGCTGTTAATGCTCACCGATCCACTGCTGCTAAAATCCTATCCAG ACAATCCCTGGTGCTGCTGGGTAAGGAGGCCGGACCATTTGAGGTGGCTGGAAAGGACGTTGCTGGAGTCGTCAAGTCAGTAGATGAAAAACTGGCCGCTGTTGGTGTTGTCCCTGAGAAGCTAAAAGCCCAATGCAAAGGCTGTCCTTCA CTCTTCGAACATTGGCAGGCGGTGAAAAAGCAGCTGGAGCCAGCGAGCCTGTCCAAAGCCACGGCTCCTCGCAGCTTCCTGGGCTTCATTCAGAGCATTAGGAAGGCATCCAAGGACGAGATTCTCAAAGTTCTGAAAAGTGCCAGCAAGACAACCCT ACCTCAGGTGGTAGACGCGGTGACTTCTTCTCAAACCCCTGCATCTCTGGATGCCATGCTTGAGTTTCTTAATTTCACCGACGCAAAGGGTTTGGTTCTGCAGGAGCGTTTTCTCTATGCATGCGGCTTTGCCTCCCATCCCAATGAGAGAATGCTCCAGGCTCTGCTG AGCATTGCTAAGGGAAAGATCGGCAGCACGGAGATCAAAGAATCTGTGGTGATCATCATGGGAGCTCTGGTCCACAAGCTGTGTCTGAAAGGAAGCTGCAATTTATCG aCAGTGGTGGAGGTGAAGAAGATGATTTTAGAAGGTCCTGAAAGCACGCAGGTTGAGTCCGAGGTCCAGATGTACCTTCTGGCACTGAAGAACGCTCTGCTTCCTGAGGCCATTCCCATCCTCACAAAGATCGCAGAGTCGGAGGTGGGATCTTACAGCACCATTGCCCTTACAGCCCTGGAGAGATACGACGTCAACCTCATCACCCCAGAG GTCAAACAGACTGTGAACAGGATTTACCACCAGAACAGGCGAATCTATGAGAAGAACgtgagagctgctgctgccgaCGTCATCCTCAGTAGCAACCCTTCGTACATCGAGGTGAAAAATCTGCTTCTGTCCATCGGAAACCTGCCGCATGAAATGAACAAGTACATGCTGTCGAAGATCCAAGACATTCTTCGCTTTCAAATGCCAGCCAG CAAAATTATACGACAAGCTTTGGAGGACATGATATCCCATAACTATGATCGCTTTGCTAAAGTTGGGTCATCGTCTGCATTCTCAGGATTCATGGCCC AATCTCCTGATGTGACCTCGACGTACAGTTTGGACATCCTGTACTCAGGCTCTGGTATCCTCAGAAGAAgcaacatgaatatttatggTGCCAGTCAAGGTTCAATGCTACATGGACTGCAG GTGGCGATTGAGGCTCAGGGTTTAGAGTCTCTAATCGCTGCCACTCCCGATGAGGGGGAGGAAGACCTGGAGTCGTTTGCTGGTATGTCAGCCCTGCTGTTTGATGTTCAGCTGCGACCCGTCACGTTCTTCAAGGGCTACAGTGACCTCATGTCCAAAATGTTCTCCATGACCGGAGAGCCAATCAACGTGGTGAAAGGACTCATCCTGCTCACGGATCACTCTGAG GTCATCCAGCTTCAGTCTGGTCTGAAGGCGAATGCAGAGTTTCAAGGAGGCTTAGCCATTGACATTTCCGGAGGGATGGAGATAAGCCTGTGGTACAGAGAGTCAAAAACCAGCGTCAATAACAG AGGAGCCTTAGTGGTCACTGGCAACGTAACTGTGGACATGGACTTTTTGAGGGCTGGTGTGGAGGTCAGCTTTGACACAGAAGCCTCTCTGGACTTCATCACCACAGTCCAGTTCTCTGAATATCCCTTCCTGGTGTGCATGCAGATGGACAAGGCTACCTTCCCTGTCAG tgaaTACTTTTCCAGGTACGAGAGCCTGCCATCAGGGAAGAGCATTATGTCACGAAAGGCTAAAAAGCAGCTTGTGCCTGGCTCTGAGTTCCCTCTCCATCAGGAGAACTCCAACATGTGCAAAAGGGTTTTTGAGTCCAGCTGGTAG
- the LOC122829411 gene encoding microsomal triglyceride transfer protein large subunit isoform X3: MLVLAVLLLCSAASATASTKGAAAAAAGPRLNNNQLYKFSYSTELLLDKARGSKEGSAGYRISSDVNINLVWRDPSNKDDQLIQLAISNVRIEPVTERSEKNNILHGATTESILGKTKLAALTKPFLVHLKNGKIKAFYSYWSESATIKNLKRGISSLLQFQIHTGKVVENDVSGRCTVQYQATQGQVTRTKILETCKSSETGFTTHSTVLGVKRKSSSVTVFKLEDGFIRSAEAEETHFLAVNAHRSTAAKILSRQSLVLLGKEAGPFEVAGKDVAGVVKSVDEKLAAVGVVPEKLKAQCKGCPSLFEHWQAVKKQLEPASLSKATAPRSFLGFIQSIRKASKDEILKVLKSASKTTLPQVVDAVTSSQTPASLDAMLEFLNFTDAKGLVLQERFLYACGFASHPNERMLQALLSIAKGKIGSTEIKESVVIIMGALVHKLCLKGSCNLSTVVEVKKMILEGPESTQVESEVQMYLLALKNALLPEAIPILTKIAESEVGSYSTIALTALERYDVNLITPEVKQTVNRIYHQNRRIYEKNVRAAAADVILSSNPSYIEVKNLLLSIGNLPHEMNKYMLSKIQDILRFQMPASKIIRQALEDMISHNYDRFAKVGSSSAFSGFMAQSPDVTSTYSLDILYSGSGILRRSNMNIYGASQGSMLHGLQVAIEAQGLESLIAATPDEGEEDLESFAGMSALLFDVQLRPVTFFKGYSDLMSKMFSMTGEPINVVKGLILLTDHSEVIQLQSGLKANAEFQGGLAIDISGGMEISLWYRESKTSVNNRGALVVTGNVTVDMDFLRAGVEVSFDTEASLDFITTVQFSEYPFLVCMQMDKATFPVSEYFSRYESLPSGKSIMSRKAKKQLVPGSEFPLHQENSNMCKRVFESSW; encoded by the exons ATGTTGGTTCTGGCTGTTTTGTTGCTTTGCTCAGCCGCTTCTGCCACAGCTTCTACCAAAGG tgctgctgctgctgctgctggacccCGGCTGAACAACAACCAGCTGTACAAATTCAGCTACAGCACCGAGCTCCTGCTGGACAAGGCTCGGGGGTCAAAGGAGGGCAGTGCCGGCTACAGAATCTCAAGCGACGTGAACATTAACCTTGTGTGGAGAGATCCGAGCAACAAGGACGACCAGCTGATTCAGCTGGCT ATCTCAAATGTGAGGATTGAGCCCGTGACTGAGAggtcagagaaaaacaacatcctTCATGGAGCCACGACCGAAAGCATCTTGGGGAAAACCAAACTAGCAGCTCTAACAAAACCTTTCCTGGTGCATCTGAAAAACGGGAAG ATTAAAGCATTCTATTCCTACTGGTCGGAATCTGCAACCatcaagaatttaaaaagaggCATCAGCAGCTTATTGCAGTTTCAGATCCATACCGGGAAAGTTGTTGAG AATGATGTTTCCGGGAGGTGCACAGTTCAGTATCAAGCAACACAAGGTCAAGTTACAAGAACCAAAATCCTGGAGACGTGTAAGAGTTCAGAGACCGGATTTACCACACATAGTACG GTATTGGGTGTAAAAAGGAAGTCCAGTTCTGTTACAGTGTTTAAACTTGAAGATGGTTTCATCCGGTCAGCCGAGGCTGAAGAAACTCACTTTCTGGCTGTTAATGCTCACCGATCCACTGCTGCTAAAATCCTATCCAG ACAATCCCTGGTGCTGCTGGGTAAGGAGGCCGGACCATTTGAGGTGGCTGGAAAGGACGTTGCTGGAGTCGTCAAGTCAGTAGATGAAAAACTGGCCGCTGTTGGTGTTGTCCCTGAGAAGCTAAAAGCCCAATGCAAAGGCTGTCCTTCA CTCTTCGAACATTGGCAGGCGGTGAAAAAGCAGCTGGAGCCAGCGAGCCTGTCCAAAGCCACGGCTCCTCGCAGCTTCCTGGGCTTCATTCAGAGCATTAGGAAGGCATCCAAGGACGAGATTCTCAAAGTTCTGAAAAGTGCCAGCAAGACAACCCT ACCTCAGGTGGTAGACGCGGTGACTTCTTCTCAAACCCCTGCATCTCTGGATGCCATGCTTGAGTTTCTTAATTTCACCGACGCAAAGGGTTTGGTTCTGCAGGAGCGTTTTCTCTATGCATGCGGCTTTGCCTCCCATCCCAATGAGAGAATGCTCCAGGCTCTGCTG AGCATTGCTAAGGGAAAGATCGGCAGCACGGAGATCAAAGAATCTGTGGTGATCATCATGGGAGCTCTGGTCCACAAGCTGTGTCTGAAAGGAAGCTGCAATTTATCG aCAGTGGTGGAGGTGAAGAAGATGATTTTAGAAGGTCCTGAAAGCACGCAGGTTGAGTCCGAGGTCCAGATGTACCTTCTGGCACTGAAGAACGCTCTGCTTCCTGAGGCCATTCCCATCCTCACAAAGATCGCAGAGTCGGAGGTGGGATCTTACAGCACCATTGCCCTTACAGCCCTGGAGAGATACGACGTCAACCTCATCACCCCAGAG GTCAAACAGACTGTGAACAGGATTTACCACCAGAACAGGCGAATCTATGAGAAGAACgtgagagctgctgctgccgaCGTCATCCTCAGTAGCAACCCTTCGTACATCGAGGTGAAAAATCTGCTTCTGTCCATCGGAAACCTGCCGCATGAAATGAACAAGTACATGCTGTCGAAGATCCAAGACATTCTTCGCTTTCAAATGCCAGCCAG CAAAATTATACGACAAGCTTTGGAGGACATGATATCCCATAACTATGATCGCTTTGCTAAAGTTGGGTCATCGTCTGCATTCTCAGGATTCATGGCCC AATCTCCTGATGTGACCTCGACGTACAGTTTGGACATCCTGTACTCAGGCTCTGGTATCCTCAGAAGAAgcaacatgaatatttatggTGCCAGTCAAGGTTCAATGCTACATGGACTGCAG GTGGCGATTGAGGCTCAGGGTTTAGAGTCTCTAATCGCTGCCACTCCCGATGAGGGGGAGGAAGACCTGGAGTCGTTTGCTGGTATGTCAGCCCTGCTGTTTGATGTTCAGCTGCGACCCGTCACGTTCTTCAAGGGCTACAGTGACCTCATGTCCAAAATGTTCTCCATGACCGGAGAGCCAATCAACGTGGTGAAAGGACTCATCCTGCTCACGGATCACTCTGAG GTCATCCAGCTTCAGTCTGGTCTGAAGGCGAATGCAGAGTTTCAAGGAGGCTTAGCCATTGACATTTCCGGAGGGATGGAGATAAGCCTGTGGTACAGAGAGTCAAAAACCAGCGTCAATAACAG AGGAGCCTTAGTGGTCACTGGCAACGTAACTGTGGACATGGACTTTTTGAGGGCTGGTGTGGAGGTCAGCTTTGACACAGAAGCCTCTCTGGACTTCATCACCACAGTCCAGTTCTCTGAATATCCCTTCCTGGTGTGCATGCAGATGGACAAGGCTACCTTCCCTGTCAG tgaaTACTTTTCCAGGTACGAGAGCCTGCCATCAGGGAAGAGCATTATGTCACGAAAGGCTAAAAAGCAGCTTGTGCCTGGCTCTGAGTTCCCTCTCCATCAGGAGAACTCCAACATGTGCAAAAGGGTTTTTGAGTCCAGCTGGTAG
- the LOC122829411 gene encoding microsomal triglyceride transfer protein large subunit isoform X2 — MLVLAVLLLCSAASATASTKGAAAAAAAGPRLNNNQLYKFSYSTELLLDKARGSKEGSAGYRISSDVNINLVWRDPSNKDDQLIQLAISNVRIEPVTERSEKNNILHGATTESILGKTKLAALTKPFLVHLKNGKIKAFYSYWSESATIKNLKRGISSLLQFQIHTGKVVENDVSGRCTVQYQATQGQVTRTKILETCKSSETGFTTHSTVLGVKRKSSSVTVFKLEDGFIRSAEAEETHFLAVNAHRSTAAKILSRQSLVLLGKEAGPFEVAGKDVAGVVKSVDEKLAAVGVVPEKLKAQCKGCPSLFEHWQAVKKQLEPASLSKATAPRSFLGFIQSIRKASKDEILKVLKSASKTTLPQVVDAVTSSQTPASLDAMLEFLNFTDAKGLVLQERFLYACGFASHPNERMLQALLSIAKGKIGSTEIKESVVIIMGALVHKLCLKGSCNLSTVVEVKKMILEGPESTQVESEVQMYLLALKNALLPEAIPILTKIAESEVGSYSTIALTALERYDVNLITPEVKQTVNRIYHQNRRIYEKNVRAAAADVILSSNPSYIEVKNLLLSIGNLPHEMNKYMLSKIQDILRFQMPASKIIRQALEDMISHNYDRFAKVGSSSAFSGFMAQSPDVTSTYSLDILYSGSGILRRSNMNIYGASQGSMLHGLQVAIEAQGLESLIAATPDEGEEDLESFAGMSALLFDVQLRPVTFFKGYSDLMSKMFSMTGEPINVVKGLILLTDHSEVIQLQSGLKANAEFQGGLAIDISGGMEISLWYRESKTSVNNRGALVVTGNVTVDMDFLRAGVEVSFDTEASLDFITTVQFSEYPFLVCMQMDKATFPVSEYFSRYESLPSGKSIMSRKAKKQLVPGSEFPLHQENSNMCKRVFESSW, encoded by the exons ATGTTGGTTCTGGCTGTTTTGTTGCTTTGCTCAGCCGCTTCTGCCACAGCTTCTACCAAAG gtgctgctgctgctgctgctgctggacccCGGCTGAACAACAACCAGCTGTACAAATTCAGCTACAGCACCGAGCTCCTGCTGGACAAGGCTCGGGGGTCAAAGGAGGGCAGTGCCGGCTACAGAATCTCAAGCGACGTGAACATTAACCTTGTGTGGAGAGATCCGAGCAACAAGGACGACCAGCTGATTCAGCTGGCT ATCTCAAATGTGAGGATTGAGCCCGTGACTGAGAggtcagagaaaaacaacatcctTCATGGAGCCACGACCGAAAGCATCTTGGGGAAAACCAAACTAGCAGCTCTAACAAAACCTTTCCTGGTGCATCTGAAAAACGGGAAG ATTAAAGCATTCTATTCCTACTGGTCGGAATCTGCAACCatcaagaatttaaaaagaggCATCAGCAGCTTATTGCAGTTTCAGATCCATACCGGGAAAGTTGTTGAG AATGATGTTTCCGGGAGGTGCACAGTTCAGTATCAAGCAACACAAGGTCAAGTTACAAGAACCAAAATCCTGGAGACGTGTAAGAGTTCAGAGACCGGATTTACCACACATAGTACG GTATTGGGTGTAAAAAGGAAGTCCAGTTCTGTTACAGTGTTTAAACTTGAAGATGGTTTCATCCGGTCAGCCGAGGCTGAAGAAACTCACTTTCTGGCTGTTAATGCTCACCGATCCACTGCTGCTAAAATCCTATCCAG ACAATCCCTGGTGCTGCTGGGTAAGGAGGCCGGACCATTTGAGGTGGCTGGAAAGGACGTTGCTGGAGTCGTCAAGTCAGTAGATGAAAAACTGGCCGCTGTTGGTGTTGTCCCTGAGAAGCTAAAAGCCCAATGCAAAGGCTGTCCTTCA CTCTTCGAACATTGGCAGGCGGTGAAAAAGCAGCTGGAGCCAGCGAGCCTGTCCAAAGCCACGGCTCCTCGCAGCTTCCTGGGCTTCATTCAGAGCATTAGGAAGGCATCCAAGGACGAGATTCTCAAAGTTCTGAAAAGTGCCAGCAAGACAACCCT ACCTCAGGTGGTAGACGCGGTGACTTCTTCTCAAACCCCTGCATCTCTGGATGCCATGCTTGAGTTTCTTAATTTCACCGACGCAAAGGGTTTGGTTCTGCAGGAGCGTTTTCTCTATGCATGCGGCTTTGCCTCCCATCCCAATGAGAGAATGCTCCAGGCTCTGCTG AGCATTGCTAAGGGAAAGATCGGCAGCACGGAGATCAAAGAATCTGTGGTGATCATCATGGGAGCTCTGGTCCACAAGCTGTGTCTGAAAGGAAGCTGCAATTTATCG aCAGTGGTGGAGGTGAAGAAGATGATTTTAGAAGGTCCTGAAAGCACGCAGGTTGAGTCCGAGGTCCAGATGTACCTTCTGGCACTGAAGAACGCTCTGCTTCCTGAGGCCATTCCCATCCTCACAAAGATCGCAGAGTCGGAGGTGGGATCTTACAGCACCATTGCCCTTACAGCCCTGGAGAGATACGACGTCAACCTCATCACCCCAGAG GTCAAACAGACTGTGAACAGGATTTACCACCAGAACAGGCGAATCTATGAGAAGAACgtgagagctgctgctgccgaCGTCATCCTCAGTAGCAACCCTTCGTACATCGAGGTGAAAAATCTGCTTCTGTCCATCGGAAACCTGCCGCATGAAATGAACAAGTACATGCTGTCGAAGATCCAAGACATTCTTCGCTTTCAAATGCCAGCCAG CAAAATTATACGACAAGCTTTGGAGGACATGATATCCCATAACTATGATCGCTTTGCTAAAGTTGGGTCATCGTCTGCATTCTCAGGATTCATGGCCC AATCTCCTGATGTGACCTCGACGTACAGTTTGGACATCCTGTACTCAGGCTCTGGTATCCTCAGAAGAAgcaacatgaatatttatggTGCCAGTCAAGGTTCAATGCTACATGGACTGCAG GTGGCGATTGAGGCTCAGGGTTTAGAGTCTCTAATCGCTGCCACTCCCGATGAGGGGGAGGAAGACCTGGAGTCGTTTGCTGGTATGTCAGCCCTGCTGTTTGATGTTCAGCTGCGACCCGTCACGTTCTTCAAGGGCTACAGTGACCTCATGTCCAAAATGTTCTCCATGACCGGAGAGCCAATCAACGTGGTGAAAGGACTCATCCTGCTCACGGATCACTCTGAG GTCATCCAGCTTCAGTCTGGTCTGAAGGCGAATGCAGAGTTTCAAGGAGGCTTAGCCATTGACATTTCCGGAGGGATGGAGATAAGCCTGTGGTACAGAGAGTCAAAAACCAGCGTCAATAACAG AGGAGCCTTAGTGGTCACTGGCAACGTAACTGTGGACATGGACTTTTTGAGGGCTGGTGTGGAGGTCAGCTTTGACACAGAAGCCTCTCTGGACTTCATCACCACAGTCCAGTTCTCTGAATATCCCTTCCTGGTGTGCATGCAGATGGACAAGGCTACCTTCCCTGTCAG tgaaTACTTTTCCAGGTACGAGAGCCTGCCATCAGGGAAGAGCATTATGTCACGAAAGGCTAAAAAGCAGCTTGTGCCTGGCTCTGAGTTCCCTCTCCATCAGGAGAACTCCAACATGTGCAAAAGGGTTTTTGAGTCCAGCTGGTAG